The following is a genomic window from Lysinibacillus sp. JNUCC-52.
ATATTGCCCTTCTAGCCCTTTTAAACAATTTAACTGCCAACGCCATTGAAGCAATAGAAGGACAAGGTGTCATATCTATTGATATTCAGCAACAAGAGGTTGATACTGTAATAACAGTTAGTGATGATGGAAAGGGAATCTCCGAAAGTGATCTTTCTATTATTTTTGAACCTGGCTATACGACAAAATATAATGTCGAAGGTGTAGCAGCTACAGGAATTGGACTTTCACATGTTGCCGAATTAATTTCTAAATTAAACGGCTCTATTTCAGTTGAATCAAATAACTTCAAAACGGTGTTTAAAATTATAATTCCTACGCAAACTATTCAAACGGGAGAGACTTAAATGAGGTATTTTATTGTAGATGATGATCGTGCTAGCCGCGTGATGCTAAAACAAATTATTGAAGATAGTGGTTTAGGCACAGTCATCGGCGAAGCACGTAATGGAGTGGACGCCATTCCTCAAATATTAATGACACAGCCAGAGTTTGTGCTAATCGATTTACTTATGCCTAAGCTTGATGGTATAGCTACAGTGGAGCATCTTCTCCAAAATCGATTTGAAGGACAGTTTATTATGATTTCTCAGGTTGTAAATAAAGAAATGGTTGGCGAGGCGTATGAACAAGGTATTGACTTCTTTATCCATAAACCGATTAACCGTATCGAAGTGGAGAATGTTTTACGCAAAACAACAGAACAGTTTCGCCTTAAAAACTCTCTATTAGTTATACGACAATCGTTGACTAACATCGACCTAAGTGAGCAGATAAACAATAAGGCCACTTCACGAGATCATATTCAATCCATTTTAAATGATATGGGTATTGTCGGTGAGATAGGCAGTGAGGATATTATAGCAATTATCGAAACATTGCTAGCACATCAGCATAAAATTGCACCTCTTCCTCCTTTAAAAGAGCTTTATGAGGAAATAGCAGCTGTCACAAAGTCCACTCCAGATGAAATTTTAAAAGAGAGTAAGGCTATTGAACAGCGTGTGCGTCGAACAATTTTAGCTGCGATGATTAACCTCGCCAATTTAGGGGTAGTCGATTATACAAACTCAGAATTTGAATACTATGCACCTCGATACTTTGACTTTAAAGAGATTCGTCAGCTTATGACACAGATTGAAGACCACGGAAATCGCAAAGCAAAGGTCAATATAAAGAAGTTTATACAGGTGTTATATTCAGACATTTTAACAAAAGTAAATTAATTTTCTCGGATTTTGTCGGATTTTATAAGTCCTCCGTATTATTAAAGTAAGGCATGTCCTAAAAATTTTAATATAGGGGAGGAATTAAGATTTTGAAAAAGAAATTTAAACTCAGTTTAGCCGCTCAGATTCTAATCGGTTTAATTTTAGGGATTATTGTTGGTGGTATCTTTTATGGAAACCCCAAAATTGAGACATATTTACAACCACTAGGAGATATTTTTCTACATCTAATTAAGATGATTGTGGTACCTATTATCATTTCGACATTAATTGTTGGTGTTGCTGGAACTGGAGACATTAAACAGCTCGGAAGATTAGGCGGAAAAACGCTTATTTACTTTGAAATTATTACAACAGTTGCAATTGTTGTTGGTTTACTTTCAGCTAACCTGTTTCACCCAGGTGCTGGCATAAATATGAACGAACTTTCGCAAGGGGATATTTCGAAATACGTTACAACAACTGAAGAAGTACAACATGAAGGACCATTCGATATTATTGTAGGTATTGTACCAACAAATATTATTCAATCAATGGCTGAAGGCAATATGCTTGCTATCATTTTCTTCTCTGTTATTTTCGGTTTAGGGGTAGCTGCAATTGGAGAACGAGGAAAACCAGTATTAGACTTCTTCCAAGGTGTAGCAGACGCGATGTTCTGGGTAACGAACCTTGTAATGAAATTCGCTCCAATTGGGGTATTTGGTTTAATTGGTGTAACCGTTTCCAAATATGGGTTTGCTTCCCTCATTCCACTTGGTAAGCTTGCAATACTTGTTTATGCAACGATGATATTCTTCATCTTCATCGTACTAGGTCTTGTAGCAAAATTTGCTGGAGTCAACATTTTCTACTTGATAAGAGTATTAAAAGACGAATTAATTTTAGCGTTCTCCACTGCTAGTTCGGAAGCCGTATTACCACGTGTAATGCAGAAGATGGAGAAACTAGGTGCACCGAAAGATATTGTATCCTTTGTTATCCCTACAGGTTATTCATTTAACTTAGATGGTTCAACATTGTATCAAGCAATCGCTGCATTATTCATTGCTCAAATGTACGGTATTCATTTAAGCATCGGAGAACAAATTACGTTAATGCTTGTATTGATGGTTACTTCTAAAGGTATTGCGGGTGTACCAGGCGTATCATTCGTAGTATTACTTGCAACTTTAGGTACTGTTGGTATTCCTATTGAAGGTTTAGCATTCATTGCAGGTATCGACCGTATTCTTGATATGGGACGTACAGTAGTAAACGTAATCGGTAACTCTTTAGCGTCATTAGTAATGGCGAAATGGGAAGGCCGCTTCGATAAAGAAAAGATGAAAAACTACTTTAAAAACAACGAAAATTTAGCTTAATACAAAAAAATCCTCACGATGGACGAATGCATCGTGAGGATTTTTTTATTTTGCTAGTACTTTATCTAAATAAGCAATAATAGACTCTTTGCCGTTTGCATGTGCTTCTTGTGCGCGTACTTCATCCTTTTCCACTTTAAGCTCCGCGGCTGCTACAATGCGCTCCGCATCCTCCTGTGGAACAACAATAACACCATCAACATCTCCGATAATATAATCGCCAGGCTGCACGGTTACACCGCCAATAGCAATTGGTACATTAACTTTGCCACCGCCATTTTTATTGCCAGCAGCTACAGTCGTACCAAGAGCAAATACAGGGAAATCCAGCTCGCGAATGGCAGCAATATCTCGAATAACACCATCCACTACGAAGCCCTGTACACCAATACCCTTTGCTAAAGAAATAACAAAATCCCCTGCAACTGCTCGATTTGTATTCCCCTTTGCATCAATTACTAAAATATCGCCCTCATTAGCAGCTCGAATCGCTTCTAGTACCGCTCCATTTTCTCCGTCTGGTAAACGTACAGTAACCGCTCGTCCCGCTATTTTAAAATGCTCGGCTAACGCTTTAATATTACTACGTAAATTTGTATGGCCCCCAGTTGCATCGGAAATTGCTGTCGTTGGTAAATGTTTAAAACTTACTTCCACCTTTGTCATACACAACACCCCTATTTATAATTTATGAAGCCCTTTCACAATTATTGTAAATAAAATGCAGCTACTATTTCAATATATTTAGAAAACTTATAGTGTTATTTATAAATGAACATACAAGAGTGGCTAATTTACTGGCATCCGTCTGTGCTAGCCTTTATAAGAAAATAAAAAAGCCTGTGGCAGTTTAGGCTTAATCGCCACTTGCCGCACGCTCGTTTTAAATTATTTCGATAAATTGTTTTGATCGTTCATCTAATGCTTCAGCAGCAGAAGCAATTTCAGCAAAATCACTTGTTGTGACATTTATTTGCCCATTAGACTTTTCAACTTCCTCAGAAATCCGTGTAATGCTTTCGGTAACTTGCCCAATCTCACGAACAATGCCTTCCACATTTTCTTTTACTTCTGAAATCGATTGCTCAACTCTAACTGAAAGTTTCCGAACCTCTTTTGCTACAACATCAAAGCCTCTTCCATACTCACCAGCTCTTGCAGCTTCAATTGCTGCATTTAAAGCGAGTAAGTTTGTTTGAGAAGCAATCCCTTGAATGGTTTTGACAATACCTTTAATCGATTCAGCTTGATTTTGTAAATGGGCAAGATTTTTTACATTCTCCGTAGATTCTTTTGATACTTGTTGAATAGTTTCAAGTAAACGCTCACTATTTTTTATACCTGCCTCTGAACGACTATAAAGCTCGGTGGACATTTGTTTCAACTGATCTGCTACATTGACTATCGTTTTTTGACGATCAGTTACATTTGTTGCGATTTTAGATACGCCGATGACTCTGCTGGAGTTATTCTCAAATACAGGCATATAGGTCGCCTCAAGCCAAATGCTATTGCCTTGGGCATCCATCCGCTCAATTTTATCCTGATAACTATTACCTGCTGTCAGGTTGCGCCAAAATTTTTCATAGTCAGGGCTTTTTAAGAAGTTAGGAAAACAAAATTCTCTATGGTCTTTTCCGATCATTTCCTCAACTGTATAGCCCATTGTTTTCGCAAAAAGTTCATTTACATACGCCACTTTACGATGCATATTAAAACGAATAATCGCTATATTGCGTTCTATTGCTTGCACGACTAAATCATCTGTGACTTGTGTATCAATTTTATTCATAAAATCCACCTCCGTCGTCCTAATTTACTAGTGTGAGTCATCCTGTATTTTCTTTTATAATAAATTAGATTGTTATATATTATAATATAACTAATTGTATATTAAAAATACTATAAATTTTCATTTTTGGTACTTTATTCTCATTATTGTTATTCTATTAATGCTAAAACTTCTTCCGCTGTTGTGGCTACCCTAATTAATGCTTTGTGTTCTGCACGGATAAAACCTTCCTCTAACATTCGATTAAAATGTTGCAGTAGTGCATCATAAAACCCATTCACATTAAATAAAATAACGGGCTTCTCATGCAATCCAATCTGAGCCCATGTAAATACCTCAAAATATTCATCCAATGTACCGCCACCACCTGGCAACGCAATAAAGGCATCCGCTAAATCCACCATTTTTGCCTT
Proteins encoded in this region:
- a CDS encoding RraA family protein yields the protein MTKVEVSFKHLPTTAISDATGGHTNLRSNIKALAEHFKIAGRAVTVRLPDGENGAVLEAIRAANEGDILVIDAKGNTNRAVAGDFVISLAKGIGVQGFVVDGVIRDIAAIRELDFPVFALGTTVAAGNKNGGGKVNVPIAIGGVTVQPGDYIIGDVDGVIVVPQEDAERIVAAAELKVEKDEVRAQEAHANGKESIIAYLDKVLAK
- a CDS encoding methyl-accepting chemotaxis protein, yielding MPVFENNSSRVIGVSKIATNVTDRQKTIVNVADQLKQMSTELYSRSEAGIKNSERLLETIQQVSKESTENVKNLAHLQNQAESIKGIVKTIQGIASQTNLLALNAAIEAARAGEYGRGFDVVAKEVRKLSVRVEQSISEVKENVEGIVREIGQVTESITRISEEVEKSNGQINVTTSDFAEIASAAEALDERSKQFIEII
- a CDS encoding TIGR00730 family Rossman fold protein encodes the protein MKIAVYCGSGLGVNPIYAEKATELGTVLAKHGHGVIYGGSKIGLMGKVADATLTAGGEVIGVMPTHLQKQEIVHASLTEIHFVESMHVRKAKMVDLADAFIALPGGGGTLDEYFEVFTWAQIGLHEKPVILFNVNGFYDALLQHFNRMLEEGFIRAEHKALIRVATTAEEVLALIE
- a CDS encoding cation:dicarboxylate symporter family transporter, which translates into the protein MKKKFKLSLAAQILIGLILGIIVGGIFYGNPKIETYLQPLGDIFLHLIKMIVVPIIISTLIVGVAGTGDIKQLGRLGGKTLIYFEIITTVAIVVGLLSANLFHPGAGINMNELSQGDISKYVTTTEEVQHEGPFDIIVGIVPTNIIQSMAEGNMLAIIFFSVIFGLGVAAIGERGKPVLDFFQGVADAMFWVTNLVMKFAPIGVFGLIGVTVSKYGFASLIPLGKLAILVYATMIFFIFIVLGLVAKFAGVNIFYLIRVLKDELILAFSTASSEAVLPRVMQKMEKLGAPKDIVSFVIPTGYSFNLDGSTLYQAIAALFIAQMYGIHLSIGEQITLMLVLMVTSKGIAGVPGVSFVVLLATLGTVGIPIEGLAFIAGIDRILDMGRTVVNVIGNSLASLVMAKWEGRFDKEKMKNYFKNNENLA
- a CDS encoding response regulator is translated as MRYFIVDDDRASRVMLKQIIEDSGLGTVIGEARNGVDAIPQILMTQPEFVLIDLLMPKLDGIATVEHLLQNRFEGQFIMISQVVNKEMVGEAYEQGIDFFIHKPINRIEVENVLRKTTEQFRLKNSLLVIRQSLTNIDLSEQINNKATSRDHIQSILNDMGIVGEIGSEDIIAIIETLLAHQHKIAPLPPLKELYEEIAAVTKSTPDEILKESKAIEQRVRRTILAAMINLANLGVVDYTNSEFEYYAPRYFDFKEIRQLMTQIEDHGNRKAKVNIKKFIQVLYSDILTKVN